A window of Castanea sativa cultivar Marrone di Chiusa Pesio chromosome 1, ASM4071231v1 contains these coding sequences:
- the LOC142616222 gene encoding butanoate--CoA ligase AAE1-like: MEGMIRSSANYTPLSPISFLKRSALVYNDKSSIVYGDVRYTWKDTFERCTKLASALAQLGISRGDVVAALAPNIPAMYELHFGVPMVGGVLCTLNIRHDSAMLSVLLRHSEAKIIFVDYEFLHIAQGAIDILSNTRTKLPLLILIPESDQSSSTISNTISTSNYLEYESLLLTGRLDFEIRWPNDECDPISLNYTSGTTSSPKGVVYSHRGAYLNALSVALFNGMSSMSVYLWCVPMFHCNGWCFPWAVATQGGTNVCQRNVTARGIFENISQHKVTNLGGAPTVLNMIINATASERRKLPGKVAVVTGGAPPPLHVLLKMEELGFDVTHSYGLTETYGPATVCTWKPEWDSLPRETQAKLKARQGLHHPGLEEVDIKDPVTMKSVPPDAKTMGEVMLRGNSVMNGYYKNLKATQEAFNGGWYRSGDLGVKHSDGYIELKDRSKDIIISGGENISTIEVEAALYSYPAILEAAVVGKPDDFWGETPCAFVKLKNGFNANAEEIMKFCRDRLPHYMAPRTVVFLDDLPKTSTGKIQKFVLREKAKTIGSLPKKSISRI; this comes from the exons ATGGAGGGTATGATCCGGAGCtctgcaaattacacccctctCTCTCCCATCAGCTTCTTGAAGCGGTCAGCATTGGTCTACAATGATAAATCCTCTATTGTGTACGGTGATGTCCGGTACACTTGGAAAGACACCTTTGAACGCTGCACAAAACTTGCTTCTGCTCTTGCCCAGCTTGGAATTTCTCGTGGAGATGTG GTTGCTGCATTGGCCCCTAACATTCCAGCAATGTATGAGCTACACTTTGGTGTTCCAATGGTAGGCGGTGTTCTTTGTACACTAAATATCCGTCATGATTCGGCAATGTTGTCAGTATTATTGAGACATTCAGAGGCCAAAATCATTTTCGTAGACTATGAATTTCTTCATATTGCTCAAGGAGCAATTGATATTCTTTCCAATACGAGGACCAAGCTACCCCTTCTAATCTTAATTCCAGAGTCTGATCAATCATCCTCTACCATCAGCAACACCATTTCCACGTCGAACTATCTGGAATATGAGAGTCTTTTACTAACCGGCAGACTTGATTTTGAGATCAGGTGGCCAAATGATGAATGTGATCCAATCTCGCTAAATTACACTTCAGGTACCACATCAAGCCCAAAAGGTGTTGTTTATAGCCATAGAGGTGCCTATCTCAATGCACTTTCAGTGGCACTTTTCAATGGGATGAGCTCAATGTCTGTATATTTATGGTGTGTTCCCATGTTTCACTGCAATGGGTGGTGTTTCCCATGGGCTGTGGCTACTCAAGGTGGCACAAATGTCTGCCAAAGGAATGTGACTGCAAGAGGAATTTTTGAGAATATTTCTCAACACAAGGTAACCAACTTGGGTGGTGCACCCACAGTTCTGAACATGATAATAAATGCAACAGCCAGTGAGCGGAGGAAACTTCCAGGCAAGGTGGCAGTCGTGACTGGTGGTGCACCTCCACCACTACATGTACTACTCAAGATGGAGGAGCTAGGATTCGATGTTACCCACTCATATGGTCTGACAGAAACTTATGGTCCTGCAACAGTTTGCACTTGGAAACCTGAATGGGATTCTCTTCCTCGAGAAACTCAGGCAAAGCTCAAGGCTCGTCAAGGGTTGCACCATCCTGGCCTTGAGGAAGTcgacattaaagaccctgttaCCATGAAGAGTGTACCCCCTGATGCAAAAACCATGGGAGAAGTCATGCTTAGAGGCAACAGTGTCATGAATGGatactacaaaaatttgaaagcaACACAGGAAGCATTCAATGGTGGATGGTATCGAAGTGGGGACTTGGGAGTGAAACACTCTGATGGCTACATTGAACTAAAGGATCGTTCAAAGGACATTATCATTTCTGGGGGAGAAAATATTAGCACAATTGAGGTGGAAGCTGCACTTTATAGTTATCCAGCAATTCTTGAGGCAGCTGTTGTGGGAAAACCTGATGATTTCTGGGGGGAGACACCTTGTGCATTTGTGAAGTTGAAGAATGGGTTTAATGCCAATGCAGAGGAGATTATGAAGTTTTGTCGAGATCGATTGCCCCATTACATGGCTCCTCGAACTGTTGTTTTTTTGGATGATCTGCCAAAGACTTCAACTGGGAAGATACAGAAATTTGTTTTAAGGGAAAAGGCTAAGACCATAGGAAGCCTTCCAAAGAAGAGCATCAGTAGAATATAA